The following coding sequences are from one Rutidosis leptorrhynchoides isolate AG116_Rl617_1_P2 chromosome 11, CSIRO_AGI_Rlap_v1, whole genome shotgun sequence window:
- the LOC139876115 gene encoding receptor-like protein kinase FERONIA: MSTPLNIPLTDIESVTNKFSEANFIGEGILGKIYEGKLSVSGELIDVAVRRLDHSFWLQDIAFDKEISILSSLKHDNLVSNVGFCNEKDEMVIINKREARGSLIRHLNNSNLTWMKRLKISIGVASVLNYLHNDLKHKSVVHHNVNSTSILLDEKWEAKLSGFEYSMTIPAARDLDVAYEKLGIGTYKSDVFSFGIVLFEILCGEKAFAGNDDGSFQASTARFQYENGKLHEFVDPDLWKQMDQLSFKIFSETAYYCLKDPRSCPNISTVLKRLEKALEFQRNHENPEGSRIAVERIPSRLMSKEEPITRDKN, from the exons ATGTCTACTCCCCTAAATATCCCACTTACAGATATTGAATCTGTCACTAACAAATTTTCAGAAGCAAATTTTATAGGAGAAGGAATTCTTGGAAAGATATATGAAGGAAAACTCTCGGTATCAGGAGAGTTGATCGATGTTGCTGTACGGAGGTTAGATCATAGTTTTTGGCTGCAAGACATTGCTTTTGATAAAGAGATTTCAATTCTTTCCAGTCTTAAGCATGATAACTTGGTGTCTAATGTTGGTTTCTGTAATGAGAAAGATGAGATGGTGATCATAAACAAACGTGAGGCTCGTGGAAGTCTCATAAGGCATCTAAATAACTCCAATCTTACTTGGATGAAAAGATTGAAGATTAGTATTGGGGTTGCTAGTGTATTAAATTACTTGCATAATGATCTGAAACACAAAAGTGTAGTACATCATAATGTGAACAGCACTTCAATCTTATTAGATGAAAAATGGGAAGCCAAATTATCTGGGTTTGAATATTCTATGACAATTCCAGCAGCAAGAGATCTAGATGTAGCATATGAAAAGCTTGGAATTGGGACCTACAAATCAGACGTGTTCTCCTTCGGCATCGTATTGTTCGAAATCTTGTGTGGAGAAAAAGCGTTTGCTGGAAATGATGATGGTAGCTTTCAAGCTTCAACAGCTAGATTCCAATATGAAAATGGAAAGTTGCATGAGTTTGTTGATCCGGATCTATGGAAACAAATGGATCAGCTATCATTCAAGATCTTTTCAGAAACAGCGTATTATTGCTTGAAGGACCCGCGATCATGCCCAAATATAAGTACGGTCCTCAAACGACTTGAGAAAGCATTGGAATTTCAACGCAACCATGAAAATCCC GAAGGCTCTAGAATTGCAGTTGAACGTATACCCAGCCGCTTGATGTCAAAG GAAGAACCAATTACACGAGATAAAAACTAG
- the LOC139876114 gene encoding probable receptor-like protein kinase At5g59700, which yields MRIQLRDISSATKEFSPKKVIASGGFGTVYRGKLQRVDKGYRFNTEGENECEVAIKRISHPDFEVAQEGFYAEIELLSKCEHSANIITLLGFCDEAFSMILVYEYAPKKSLLDYILNKSGIYNNSWAQRIKLCIDVAKGLKFLHTNEGDKSEVVHRDIKSANILLGKNLDAKIADFGLSTYVSVSKELNGSYYTGCPGTSFYLDPQYANEKKLKTEIDVYSFGVVLFEILCGRLAYDPIYISKNKDGLAEIARQHFDSGKSIMDMVDPKIKEEIIETILTSVRGPNQDSVDTFSNIAHRCLEKSQADRPIMDDVIKELQRALLFQMVASSTHVRTYMRIPHRHADMRIIKSPSSMSYTVTTIAAIRFDPPPAEDDCGGGCGLVGVSASTSVVLLGSVEEV from the exons ATGAGGATTCAGCTAAGGGATATATCGTCAGCCACTAAGGAATTTTCACCTAAGAAAGTCATTGCGTCAGGGGGATTTGGTACAGTGTACAGGGGAAAACTTCAACGTGTTGATAAAGGGTACCGGTTTAATACAGAAGGGGAGAATGAATGTGAAGTGGCTATAAAACGCATCTCTCATCCAGATTTTGAGGTGGCGCAAGAAGGGTTTTATGCAGAAATTGAGTTGCTTAGTAAATGTGAGCATTCGGCCAACATAATCACCCTCCTTGGATTCTGTGATGAAGCTTTTTCAATGATACTTGTATACGAATATGCTCCTAAAAAGAGTCTCCTTGACTATATACTAAACAAGAGTGGCATTTATAATAATAGTTGGGCGCAACGTATAAAACTCTGCATTGATGTTGCAAAGGGACTGAAATTCTTACACACTAACGAGGGTGACAAATCGGAGGTAGTGCACCGTGACATAAAGAGTGCCAACATTTTGTTGGGAAAAAATTTAGATGCGAAGATTGCTGACTTTGGGCTGTCCACGTATGTTTCTGTGAGTAAAGAGCTTAACGGTTCATATTATACTGGATGTCCAGGTACATCATTTTACTTGGATCCACAGTATGCAAATGAAAAAAAGTTGAAAACTGAAATAGATGTTTATAGTTTCGGAGTAGTCCTGTTTGAGATTCTATGTGGGAGATTGGCCTATGATCCAATTTACATTTCCAAGAATAAAGATGGACTTGCTGAGATAGCACGCCAACACTTTGATAGTGGAAAATCAATAATGGATATGGTAGATCCAAAAATAAAAGAAGAGATTATTGAAACCATCTTAACCTCTGTTAGAGGACCCAATCAAGATTCCGTGGACACATTTTCAAACATCGCACATAGATGTTTGGAAAAGAGTCAAGCCGATCGTCCAATAATGGATGACGTTATCAAGGAACTTCAGAGAGCGCTACTATTTCAA ATGGTGGCATCTAGTACGCATGTTAGGACTTATATGCGTATACCGCATAGgcatgcggatatgcgtatcattaagtcccccagttcgatGTCATATACAGTGACAACAA TTGCAGCAATAAGATTCGATCCACCACCAGCTGAAGATGATTGTGGCGGTGGTTGTGGATTAGTAGGAGTTTCAGCCTCAACATCAGTTGTTCTTTTAGGATCAGTCGAAGAAGTTTAA